A genomic segment from Flavobacterium inviolabile encodes:
- a CDS encoding pyocin knob domain-containing protein, with the protein MKINAQGKTITTGDEVIISEYLGGVSATTVMQVPEDSEAHVLPNVALKRRIRFNPMTEKFEGHNGTEWTALGFDQQLKDAIDFLNAGFLNKADLVDGKIPLSQINDALVGAVNYQGTYDAATNNPALPAASVNKGKYWVVNVEGAQQGNNFKIGDWVISNGTAWGRVPKATDVDSTPTAGSNNAVSSGGVADALALKANTIEVNSKLADKISAIELHDGLILKADLAEVNTKFAVKANIADVNAGLALKADLTDVNTKLADKVSAIELHDGLILKADLAEVNTKFAVKANITDLNAGLALKANTSDVNLKLAEKVSATELHEGLALKADTTDVNARFAVKANIADVNAGLASKANILDVDTKLAEKVSVTELHEGLVLKADITDVNAKITESATVINAGLALKADITDLNSGLALKASKIDLSSGLAEKVSATELHEGLALKADTTDVNAKFAVKANITDVNAGLASKANILDVDTKLAEKVSAAELHEGLILKADITDVNAKITESATVINAGLALKADITDVNAGLALKASKIDLSSGLAEKVSVTELHEGLVLKADITDVNAKITESATVINAGLALKADITDLNSGLALKASKIDLSSGLAEKVSATELHEGLALKADTTDVNAKFAVKANITDVNAGLASKANILDVDTKLAEKVSATELHEELVLKADITDVNAKFAVKANITDVNAGLASKANILDVDTKLAEKVSATELHEGLVLKADITDLNLKASKIELSSGLAEKVSTTALQEGLALKADTADVNAKFAVKANITDVNAGLASKANILDVDTKLAEKVSATELHEELVLKADITDVNAKISESATVINAGLALKADITDLNSGLALKASKIDLSAGLAEKVSATELQEGLALKADTTDVNAKFAVKANITDVNAGLASKANILDVDTKLAEKVNATELHEGLALKADTTDVNAKFAVKANITDVNVGLASKANILDVDTKLAEKVSAAELHEGLVLKADITDVNAKITESATVINAGLVLKADITDLNSGLALKASKIDLSSGLAEKVSATELHEGLALKADTTDVNAKFAVKANITDVNAGLASKANILDVDTKLAEKVSATELHEELVLKADITDVNAKITESATILNAGLALKANTIDVDGKLSAKANITDLNSGLAGKANTSDVDTKFAETSTVIQEGLALKASKIDLSSGLAEKVGMVDLNAGLALKANTIDVDGKLSAKANITDLNSGLAGKANASDVDTKFTETNIIMHEGLALKANKADLSSGLAEKANTIDVNAKLAEKVGVVDLNAGLALKANTAEVNARLAEKVSAAEMYQGLASKANAADVDAKFAESITVMYEGLAHKADVQGTLNVRGQLGYDEDLNEYRETGIFSQNSDEAARSGKNYPSFMAGMLTVVRNYKDEVMCYQTYHTYGTNNMIYHRAFYNGEWSPWNGMTNSGGDYLRKTGNETKTGNLGIEGAFASLDKSEDSSLRLETNKLQIPNIQGGNYGQKYSKDISLQRQGGNVGIGTSVPVARLDVEGTGNFSGELTIAPATSPNGAVNLAQLAMEPGDKNEKGYLKILTFYHNPSEKYEDKDLVNAQIKYIVCFRTDDGKYFSPYIVEPHNYEFFDKEGMLSFNMADKSYIVVNYIKRNY; encoded by the coding sequence ATGAAAATCAATGCACAAGGTAAAACAATTACAACAGGAGACGAAGTTATAATTTCGGAATATCTTGGTGGTGTAAGTGCTACAACTGTTATGCAGGTTCCTGAGGATTCTGAGGCGCATGTATTGCCGAATGTTGCACTTAAGAGACGTATTCGTTTTAATCCAATGACTGAAAAGTTTGAAGGACATAATGGAACGGAATGGACAGCGCTGGGTTTTGATCAGCAGCTAAAGGACGCAATTGACTTCTTAAATGCCGGGTTCTTGAATAAAGCGGACCTTGTTGACGGAAAAATACCCCTTTCACAAATTAATGATGCCCTTGTTGGGGCGGTTAATTATCAGGGAACGTATGATGCGGCAACAAATAATCCTGCTTTACCGGCCGCATCGGTTAATAAAGGAAAATATTGGGTGGTAAATGTTGAAGGAGCCCAGCAGGGTAACAATTTCAAAATTGGTGATTGGGTTATTTCTAATGGTACTGCCTGGGGACGTGTGCCAAAAGCAACCGATGTGGATAGCACACCAACAGCAGGAAGTAATAATGCTGTTTCAAGTGGTGGCGTTGCTGATGCACTGGCTTTAAAAGCAAACACTATTGAAGTGAATTCCAAATTAGCCGATAAAATAAGTGCTATCGAACTGCATGATGGCTTGATTTTGAAAGCCGACCTGGCTGAAGTGAATACAAAGTTTGCTGTAAAAGCGAATATCGCTGATGTTAATGCCGGTCTGGCTTTAAAGGCAGACCTAACCGATGTCAATACAAAATTAGCCGATAAAGTAAGTGCTATTGAATTGCATGATGGCTTAATTTTGAAAGCCGACCTGGCTGAAGTGAATACAAAATTCGCAGTAAAAGCGAATATAACCGACCTGAATGCCGGTTTAGCCTTAAAGGCCAACACCAGCGATGTCAATTTGAAATTAGCCGAAAAAGTAAGCGCGACAGAATTGCATGAAGGATTGGCATTAAAAGCCGATACCACCGATGTGAATGCAAGATTTGCTGTAAAAGCGAATATAGCTGATGTAAACGCAGGACTTGCTTCAAAAGCTAATATACTCGATGTTGATACAAAATTAGCAGAGAAAGTAAGCGTAACAGAACTTCATGAGGGATTAGTCTTAAAAGCGGATATCACTGATGTAAATGCAAAGATCACGGAAAGTGCTACCGTTATCAATGCCGGTCTGGCTTTAAAAGCCGACATAACAGATTTGAATTCCGGCTTAGCGTTAAAAGCAAGCAAAATCGATTTGAGTTCAGGTTTAGCGGAGAAAGTAAGCGCGACAGAACTTCATGAAGGATTAGCTTTAAAAGCCGATACCACCGATGTGAATGCAAAGTTTGCTGTAAAAGCGAATATAACTGATGTAAACGCAGGACTTGCTTCAAAAGCCAATATACTGGATGTTGATACAAAATTAGCAGAGAAAGTAAGCGCAGCAGAACTTCATGAGGGATTAATTTTAAAAGCAGATATCACTGATGTCAATGCCAAAATCACGGAAAGTGCTACCGTTATCAATGCTGGCCTGGCATTAAAAGCGGATATAACCGATGTGAATGCTGGTTTAGCCTTAAAAGCAAGCAAAATCGATTTGAGTTCAGGTTTAGCAGAGAAAGTAAGCGTAACAGAACTTCATGAGGGATTAGTCTTAAAAGCGGATATCACAGATGTAAATGCAAAAATCACGGAAAGTGCTACCGTTATCAATGCTGGTCTGGCATTAAAAGCAGATATTACGGATCTGAATTCCGGCTTGGCTCTAAAAGCAAGCAAAATCGATTTGAGTTCAGGTTTAGCCGAAAAAGTAAGCGCGACAGAATTGCATGAAGGCTTGGCATTAAAAGCCGATACCACCGATGTGAATGCAAAGTTTGCTGTAAAAGCGAATATAACTGATGTGAACGCAGGGCTTGCTTCAAAAGCCAATATACTCGATGTCGATACAAAATTAGCAGAGAAAGTAAGTGCGACAGAACTTCATGAGGAACTGGTTTTAAAAGCAGATATCACAGATGTGAATGCAAAGTTTGCTGTAAAAGCGAATATAACTGATGTGAACGCAGGGCTTGCTTCAAAAGCCAATATACTCGATGTCGATACAAAATTAGCAGAGAAAGTAAGTGCGACAGAACTTCATGAGGGATTAGTCTTAAAAGCGGACATTACGGATCTGAATTTAAAGGCAAGTAAAATCGAGTTGAGCTCAGGTTTAGCTGAAAAAGTAAGTACAACAGCATTACAAGAGGGATTGGCATTAAAAGCTGATACAGCTGATGTTAATGCAAAGTTTGCTGTTAAAGCGAATATAACTGATGTGAACGCAGGGCTTGCTTCAAAAGCCAATATACTTGATGTCGATACAAAATTAGCAGAGAAAGTAAGCGCGACAGAACTTCATGAGGAACTGGTTTTAAAAGCGGATATCACTGATGTGAATGCAAAAATATCGGAAAGTGCTACCGTTATCAATGCCGGCCTGGCTTTAAAAGCCGACATAACAGATTTGAATTCCGGGTTAGCGTTAAAAGCAAGCAAAATCGATTTAAGTGCAGGTTTAGCCGAAAAAGTAAGCGCGACAGAATTACAAGAGGGCTTGGCATTAAAAGCCGATACAACTGACGTCAATGCAAAATTTGCTGTAAAAGCGAATATAACTGATGTAAACGCAGGACTTGCTTCAAAAGCCAATATACTGGATGTTGATACAAAATTAGCGGAGAAAGTAAACGCGACAGAATTGCATGAAGGATTAGCTTTAAAAGCTGATACCACCGATGTGAATGCAAAGTTTGCTGTAAAAGCGAATATAACTGATGTAAACGTAGGACTTGCTTCAAAAGCCAATATACTCGATGTCGATACAAAATTAGCAGAGAAAGTAAGCGCAGCAGAACTTCATGAGGGATTAGTCTTAAAAGCAGATATCACTGATGTAAATGCCAAAATCACGGAAAGTGCTACCGTTATCAATGCTGGCCTGGTATTAAAAGCCGACATTACGGATTTGAATTCCGGGTTAGCTTTAAAAGCAAGCAAAATCGATTTGAGTTCAGGTTTAGCAGAGAAAGTAAGCGCGACAGAATTGCATGAAGGATTGGCATTAAAAGCCGATACCACCGATGTGAATGCAAAGTTTGCTGTAAAAGCGAATATAACTGATGTGAACGCAGGGCTTGCTTCAAAAGCCAATATACTCGATGTCGATACAAAATTAGCAGAGAAAGTAAGTGCGACAGAACTTCATGAGGAACTGGTTTTAAAAGCGGATATCACTGATGTAAATGCAAAGATCACGGAAAGTGCTACCATTTTAAATGCCGGTCTGGCCTTAAAAGCCAACACTATTGATGTTGATGGGAAATTATCTGCAAAAGCGAATATAACCGATCTGAATTCAGGATTAGCCGGAAAGGCCAACACAAGTGATGTGGATACGAAATTTGCGGAAACGAGTACTGTTATACAAGAAGGTTTAGCTTTAAAAGCAAGCAAAATCGATTTGAGTTCAGGTTTAGCAGAGAAAGTAGGCATGGTCGATTTGAATGCCGGTCTGGCCTTAAAAGCCAACACTATTGATGTTGATGGGAAATTATCTGCAAAAGCGAATATAACCGATCTGAATTCAGGATTAGCCGGAAAAGCCAACGCAAGTGATGTGGATACGAAATTTACGGAAACAAACATCATTATGCATGAAGGCTTGGCATTAAAAGCTAATAAAGCCGATTTAAGTTCAGGACTTGCCGAAAAAGCAAATACGATTGACGTGAATGCCAAATTAGCTGAAAAAGTAGGAGTGGTCGATCTGAATGCCGGTTTGGCATTAAAGGCAAACACTGCTGAAGTGAATGCCAGATTAGCCGAAAAAGTAAGTGCCGCCGAAATGTATCAGGGATTAGCGTCAAAAGCGAATGCCGCCGATGTGGATGCGAAATTTGCTGAAAGTATAACCGTTATGTATGAAGGATTGGCCCATAAAGCAGACGTACAAGGCACTTTAAATGTTAGAGGACAGTTGGGGTATGATGAGGACTTAAACGAGTACAGGGAAACCGGTATTTTCTCTCAAAACTCTGATGAAGCAGCGAGATCAGGCAAGAATTATCCTTCATTTATGGCAGGGATGTTAACCGTTGTCAGAAATTATAAAGATGAGGTGATGTGCTATCAAACTTACCATACCTATGGAACGAACAATATGATATACCATCGTGCATTTTATAACGGGGAGTGGTCTCCCTGGAATGGTATGACCAATAGTGGCGGCGATTATCTGCGCAAAACAGGAAATGAAACAAAAACAGGAAATTTAGGAATTGAAGGTGCTTTTGCTTCTCTGGATAAATCCGAGGATAGCTCACTAAGACTGGAGACTAATAAACTGCAGATACCGAATATACAGGGAGGCAATTACGGCCAGAAATACAGTAAGGATATAAGTCTGCAAAGGCAGGGAGGTAATGTCGGGATAGGGACATCGGTACCTGTAGCAAGATTAGATGTTGAGGGAACTGGTAACTTTTCGGGTGAGCTGACCATTGCTCCTGCTACATCGCCTAATGGGGCTGTTAATTTAGCTCAATTAGCTATGGAGCCTGGAGATAAAAATGAGAAAGGCTATTTGAAAATCCTTACGTTTTATCATAATCCGTCCGAAAAATATGAAGACAAGGACCTGGTAAATGCACAAATAAAATACATAGTATGTTTCAGGACAGATGACGGAAAGTATTTTTCACCATACATTGTTGAACCGCACAATTACGAATTCTTTGATAAAGAAGGTATGCTCTCTTTCAATATGGCAGACAAGAGCTATATCGTAGTCAACTATATAAAAAGGAACTACTAA
- a CDS encoding ATP-binding protein — protein MESKKLQQIFSYLEQVIIWRINNPSKDFNIEAPGFSTSDHEGFPLGDYISEKELAHQEVVILLMALMPRLDPALLRRIYLEVPNSVLFDVCSTNDSGRLFYPTVEAIQYILGGSCIAGRLQVLQYFDDSNILIKENIIKLANQDEDAIGSKINVTQEAFNRILQGIELLPKMSKDFPAEQLHTRRSWSDLILPQSTLNELQSIEAWYSSSNILMEEWGMQKTLKPGFRVLFYGDPGTGKTLAASLLGKYINRPVFRVDVSMLVSKYIGETEKHLAKLFDKAENKDWILFFDEADSIFGKRTNVRDAHDKYANQEVSYLLQRIETFSGLIILASNYKNNMDKAFTRRFHSCIRFNSPKHEERLRIWQHNLPKQLNLENIDLNDIARRYELTGSNIMNVIQDISLKTIASKSADYKVSLDVLKESIQKEYLKEDRIFA, from the coding sequence ATGGAGTCAAAAAAATTACAGCAAATATTCAGTTATCTAGAACAAGTAATTATCTGGCGAATTAACAATCCTTCAAAAGATTTCAATATAGAAGCACCTGGATTTAGCACTAGTGACCATGAAGGCTTTCCACTAGGAGACTATATCTCGGAAAAAGAGCTTGCCCATCAGGAAGTTGTCATTCTCTTAATGGCATTGATGCCAAGATTGGACCCGGCGTTGTTACGACGTATTTATTTAGAGGTACCCAATAGTGTATTGTTTGACGTATGTTCAACCAATGATAGCGGCAGGCTTTTTTATCCAACAGTCGAAGCGATACAGTATATTTTAGGAGGAAGCTGTATTGCAGGGCGATTACAGGTATTGCAATATTTTGATGACTCGAATATCTTAATAAAAGAAAACATTATAAAGCTGGCAAATCAGGATGAAGACGCAATTGGCAGTAAGATAAATGTCACGCAGGAAGCTTTTAACCGCATCCTGCAGGGCATAGAATTATTGCCAAAAATGAGTAAAGATTTTCCGGCAGAACAATTACACACCCGCAGATCGTGGAGCGACCTCATACTTCCCCAATCCACGTTAAACGAACTTCAAAGCATAGAAGCCTGGTACAGTAGCAGTAATATACTCATGGAGGAATGGGGTATGCAAAAAACCTTAAAACCAGGCTTCCGGGTGTTGTTTTATGGCGATCCGGGTACGGGTAAAACATTGGCCGCAAGCCTTTTGGGGAAATATATAAACCGGCCTGTTTTTAGAGTGGATGTTTCCATGCTGGTTTCGAAATACATTGGTGAAACGGAAAAACATTTGGCCAAACTTTTTGATAAAGCAGAAAACAAAGACTGGATACTGTTTTTTGACGAAGCCGATTCCATTTTTGGTAAACGTACCAACGTTCGCGATGCACACGATAAATATGCCAATCAGGAAGTTTCCTATCTGTTACAGCGAATCGAAACCTTTTCGGGATTGATCATACTGGCATCAAACTATAAAAACAATATGGACAAAGCCTTTACGCGACGCTTTCATAGCTGCATCAGATTCAATAGTCCCAAGCATGAGGAGCGTCTGCGTATCTGGCAACATAATTTGCCTAAACAATTGAACTTAGAAAATATTGACTTAAATGATATCGCCAGACGCTATGAACTGACAGGTTCAAATATCATGAATGTCATTCAGGATATAAGTTTGAAAACAATAGCCTCAAAATCGGCCGATTACAAAGTAAGCCTGGACGTATTGAAGGAAAGTATTCAAAAAGAATATTTAAAAGAAGATCGAATATTCGCATAA
- a CDS encoding DNA/RNA non-specific endonuclease — protein sequence MNAEKESNPKKAAHKKEQKQAVILPLSLRETENANSQTQDPNIQERPASVENSSPTSGNESIPAVHGSSPAYSDGAEQKYQQLQTSLEKTGELDHPDTKQKEMEYKSTLGISELREYHDAKPAEAKPAAAAQADKKEELVPVATAAGTSSTDAPLKSPAIVDKGEVVNAESLEPVADKEEVPEAEDATPKTATANPVFLEMQDQITTTAKAQRKHGPAGKASQDAQAAAPSPSNERQSKAQAGQVKKMSEQEPGTFSAAAFKAELKKKIAGMQLPKNEEQADNFEKNNNIKQVNEQAMGSVKKEKNAASGSIANTTSQKPDTGAQPVRNVAKMPTPDHGKAPSAINASKAMPSKRDAANIEKPIQSETDSIDNQMKEHGVTDSMLANSNEPSFKGALDEKNKAKEQSKAATNQFRTEEGQQINKTQNEAQAQAAQQISGMHGTRKGGLDKVLGNQQQTASKDTEKRKEIADKINKIYGDTKKDVDDILNGLDDTVAGKFAAGSKAAKIAFENHVDKEMTAYKKKRYGDSWLDWRNLKRVKDAVVGLPPEVNEFFTSGKEVYIKTMDVYIDNIANVVASQLNAAKRRIATGKKEVQNYVDTLSPSLKKLGAAAISEIQGKFNALEKDVDSKKDALIDVLAKKYVENIEAVDARIKALKELNGGLVGMALKALSGVFAFIIEVKNTLMSLLAKVVEVVGAIIMDPIGFFGNLIAGVGQGFSNFTTNIWTHLKTGFFSWLTGASKGITITMPEDIFSLKGIFSITMQVLSLGWEGIRSIGATVVGEPLMKVLETGVEIVQVVRKDGIAGLWEYLKDQFQDLKETVMDAIMDIIQNQVIQAGIKWILGLLSPVGAFVKAIMAIIDVVKFFVQRAAQIAELIKAFMDSVAAIASGKVGAVAVAIENALAKAIPVLIGLLASILGISGLADKVLAVIRKIRQRIVAGITKFWNFVKEKGKGLLNKVGIGSKRDDKKKDDKKKDKKEPSKSNTDTIESWDDVVPFKNVENVDHTLYFRGEGENAKLYMHSKDDHVLKHLDNAESEAKTPAEKKAVSDGVNYYNGSVLPSNNALWKLEKDRKRLLDNNKDGKNDSKIKANEEAIKKQNITQDNVLNKLAQLFKMIKFDDGVEPTTVKTMVTFEQDSMGRASKVEAKPLTWMAGNTKGSSPYQDPLGWDYTKGDIRENIYIRGHLLNDNIHGPGVKWNLVPITRVMNSGMEKDAEREGKKVLEEKNRIMGYKTTVNSYYDVKNDERDQYFPQQITVEWGEYKNSEGLYDAKGTLVDVKRAVFTQGRPAMPYNINDLGETLLVDKLKLNANFAKAVAIVRNDKGAFKDMANFRLRMKQYYSLNRVSKDAEREEGVVAVDAMRKTTPEFITFDFK from the coding sequence ATGAACGCAGAGAAAGAGAGTAATCCGAAGAAAGCAGCGCATAAGAAAGAACAGAAACAGGCAGTGATTTTGCCTCTTTCTCTGCGCGAAACTGAGAATGCCAATTCTCAAACGCAGGACCCAAATATACAGGAAAGACCAGCTTCCGTTGAGAATAGCAGCCCGACGTCCGGTAATGAAAGCATTCCGGCGGTTCATGGCTCCAGTCCGGCGTATTCCGATGGTGCTGAACAAAAGTACCAACAACTTCAGACCAGTCTTGAGAAAACAGGGGAATTGGATCATCCTGATACCAAACAGAAAGAGATGGAGTATAAGAGTACGCTGGGCATTAGTGAATTGAGGGAATACCACGATGCTAAGCCGGCGGAAGCGAAACCAGCTGCAGCGGCTCAGGCAGATAAAAAAGAGGAACTGGTTCCGGTGGCTACTGCCGCGGGTACATCCAGTACGGATGCTCCGCTTAAATCGCCAGCAATTGTTGATAAAGGAGAAGTGGTGAATGCAGAATCGTTGGAACCGGTTGCCGATAAAGAGGAAGTACCGGAAGCTGAAGATGCAACACCGAAGACGGCTACGGCCAATCCTGTTTTCCTGGAAATGCAGGATCAGATAACGACAACAGCAAAAGCACAACGAAAACATGGACCAGCCGGTAAAGCATCACAGGATGCACAGGCTGCAGCACCTTCTCCGTCAAACGAGCGCCAAAGTAAGGCACAAGCCGGGCAGGTGAAAAAAATGAGTGAACAGGAACCGGGTACGTTTAGTGCAGCTGCTTTTAAAGCCGAACTGAAAAAGAAAATTGCCGGGATGCAGCTTCCTAAAAATGAAGAGCAGGCCGACAATTTTGAAAAAAATAACAACATCAAACAGGTAAACGAGCAGGCAATGGGCTCGGTGAAAAAAGAGAAAAATGCCGCTTCGGGAAGTATCGCGAATACGACATCTCAAAAACCGGATACAGGAGCACAACCTGTTCGAAATGTTGCCAAAATGCCAACACCGGATCATGGTAAAGCTCCGTCAGCTATTAATGCGTCTAAGGCAATGCCGTCAAAAAGAGATGCGGCTAACATTGAAAAACCGATTCAGTCAGAAACAGACAGCATTGATAACCAGATGAAAGAGCATGGTGTTACGGATAGCATGCTTGCCAACTCTAATGAACCTTCATTTAAAGGGGCTTTAGATGAGAAAAATAAAGCAAAAGAGCAAAGTAAGGCGGCTACAAACCAGTTTAGAACCGAGGAAGGTCAGCAAATAAACAAAACTCAGAATGAAGCTCAGGCACAAGCGGCACAGCAAATTTCGGGTATGCATGGCACGCGTAAGGGCGGATTGGATAAAGTGCTTGGAAACCAACAGCAAACAGCGTCGAAAGATACCGAGAAACGTAAAGAGATTGCGGATAAGATCAATAAAATTTATGGGGATACCAAAAAAGATGTTGATGATATTCTAAATGGTCTTGATGATACCGTTGCGGGTAAATTTGCAGCAGGTAGTAAAGCTGCAAAAATTGCTTTTGAAAACCATGTGGACAAGGAAATGACAGCCTATAAAAAGAAACGTTACGGCGATTCCTGGTTGGACTGGAGAAATCTAAAACGTGTAAAAGATGCCGTTGTAGGTCTTCCACCGGAAGTTAATGAATTCTTTACAAGCGGAAAAGAAGTTTATATCAAAACGATGGATGTTTACATTGACAATATCGCTAATGTTGTAGCATCACAACTTAACGCAGCAAAAAGAAGAATTGCTACCGGTAAGAAAGAGGTGCAAAATTATGTAGACACGTTATCGCCAAGTTTAAAGAAACTGGGAGCAGCTGCGATCAGCGAAATCCAGGGTAAATTCAATGCGCTTGAAAAAGACGTAGACAGTAAAAAAGATGCACTTATTGATGTATTGGCTAAGAAATATGTTGAAAATATTGAAGCTGTCGATGCCAGAATTAAAGCGTTAAAAGAACTGAACGGCGGTTTAGTGGGTATGGCGTTAAAAGCCCTGAGCGGTGTTTTTGCCTTCATCATTGAAGTGAAAAACACATTGATGAGCCTGTTGGCGAAAGTGGTTGAGGTAGTAGGAGCTATTATTATGGACCCTATAGGATTCTTCGGTAATCTTATCGCGGGTGTTGGACAAGGATTTTCAAACTTTACGACAAATATCTGGACACACCTTAAAACCGGATTCTTTAGTTGGTTAACAGGAGCGTCAAAAGGGATTACGATTACCATGCCGGAAGATATCTTCTCATTAAAAGGAATTTTCTCGATAACCATGCAGGTACTTAGCCTAGGTTGGGAAGGTATACGTTCTATCGGGGCCACTGTAGTAGGGGAACCGTTAATGAAAGTACTGGAAACAGGTGTTGAAATAGTACAGGTAGTACGAAAAGATGGTATTGCAGGACTTTGGGAATATCTGAAAGATCAATTCCAGGATTTGAAGGAAACCGTTATGGATGCCATTATGGATATCATTCAAAACCAGGTTATTCAGGCCGGTATTAAATGGATTTTAGGATTGTTATCACCTGTGGGAGCCTTTGTAAAAGCTATTATGGCTATTATAGATGTAGTAAAATTCTTTGTACAGCGTGCCGCACAGATTGCCGAATTAATTAAAGCCTTTATGGATAGTGTGGCAGCAATTGCCAGTGGTAAAGTGGGTGCAGTGGCCGTAGCGATTGAAAATGCATTAGCAAAAGCCATACCGGTATTGATTGGATTGTTAGCCTCGATATTAGGTATCAGCGGACTGGCTGATAAGGTGCTTGCTGTGATCCGAAAGATACGTCAGCGTATTGTGGCCGGAATTACCAAGTTTTGGAACTTTGTGAAGGAGAAGGGGAAAGGGCTATTGAATAAAGTTGGTATTGGAAGTAAGAGAGATGATAAGAAGAAAGACGATAAGAAAAAGGATAAAAAAGAACCGAGTAAGTCAAATACAGATACTATTGAATCATGGGATGATGTAGTTCCGTTTAAAAATGTAGAAAATGTAGATCATACATTATACTTTAGAGGAGAAGGTGAAAATGCAAAACTCTACATGCATAGTAAGGATGATCATGTTTTAAAGCATTTGGATAATGCAGAAAGTGAGGCTAAAACACCAGCAGAAAAGAAAGCGGTGTCAGATGGTGTGAACTATTATAATGGTAGTGTTTTGCCTTCAAATAATGCATTGTGGAAACTGGAAAAAGACCGTAAAAGACTGCTGGATAATAACAAAGATGGTAAAAATGATTCTAAAATAAAGGCTAATGAAGAGGCTATTAAAAAGCAGAATATAACGCAGGATAATGTTTTAAACAAGTTAGCTCAATTGTTTAAAATGATCAAATTTGATGATGGAGTAGAGCCGACGACGGTGAAAACTATGGTAACTTTTGAGCAAGATTCTATGGGTAGAGCTTCTAAAGTTGAAGCAAAACCATTAACCTGGATGGCTGGTAATACAAAAGGTAGTAGTCCGTATCAAGATCCGTTAGGTTGGGACTATACTAAAGGGGATATACGTGAAAATATTTATATTAGAGGTCACTTACTCAACGATAATATACATGGTCCGGGGGTAAAATGGAATTTAGTACCTATCACCAGAGTGATGAACTCGGGAATGGAAAAAGATGCTGAAAGAGAAGGAAAGAAAGTACTTGAGGAAAAAAATCGCATTATGGGATATAAAACTACTGTAAATAGTTATTATGATGTGAAGAATGATGAACGGGATCAATACTTTCCACAACAAATAACAGTAGAGTGGGGTGAATATAAAAACAGTGAGGGACTGTATGATGCTAAGGGAACTCTTGTTGATGTTAAGAGAGCTGTATTTACGCAAGGTAGACCTGCGATGCCATATAATATTAACGATCTTGGTGAGACTTTATTAGTTGATAAATTAAAATTAAATGCTAACTTCGCTAAAGCAGTTGCTATAGTGCGTAATGATAAAGGAGCATTTAAAGATATGGCTAATTTTAGATTGAGAATGAAACAATATTATTCATTAAACCGGGTTTCTAAAGATGCTGAAAGAGAAGAGGGAGTAGTAGCTGTTGATGCAATGAGAAAAACGACACCTGAATTTATAACTTTTGATTTTAAATAA
- a CDS encoding YegP family protein, whose amino-acid sequence MGAFVITKRENGQYRFNYTSRKGKIILTGASYNQKVECVRDIQIMKIYFEKMLFLRFKTSSGKYFFRVVVQDQICATSRKFTTELRIAKGIEEIQRNVEAAEVLDFTEEIFF is encoded by the coding sequence ATGGGAGCATTTGTTATTACAAAAAGAGAAAACGGACAGTATCGTTTTAATTACACTTCCAGGAAAGGTAAGATAATTTTAACCGGAGCCAGCTACAATCAGAAAGTAGAATGCGTGAGAGACATCCAGATCATGAAGATCTATTTTGAAAAGATGTTGTTTCTCCGATTTAAGACTTCCAGCGGCAAGTATTTTTTCAGAGTGGTGGTTCAGGATCAGATTTGCGCTACCAGCAGAAAATTCACCACCGAATTGCGTATTGCGAAAGGTATTGAAGAGATACAGCGCAATGTTGAAGCGGCAGAAGTGCTGGATTTTACCGAAGAGATATTCTTTTAA